In a genomic window of Flavobacterium crassostreae:
- a CDS encoding YceI family protein: MKKLLLLFFLFLAHISLGQQKYTTSNGLVHFEASVPLFEAVAAQNNQVSCDLNATKSHITFVVYITDFQFKRSLMKEHFNANYIESHRYPKAIFKGIIEKFDLKNLATTPKTHYLNGTLYIHGKSKAIRVPAAIQKSETGIRIISDFIVDTDSFAITIPYIVRNKIAKKVQVSVVVNLE, encoded by the coding sequence ATGAAAAAATTGCTGCTTCTATTTTTTCTGTTTTTAGCTCATATAAGTTTGGGCCAACAAAAATATACCACCTCTAATGGACTGGTACATTTTGAAGCCTCCGTGCCGTTATTTGAAGCCGTTGCTGCCCAAAACAACCAAGTAAGCTGTGATTTGAACGCCACAAAAAGTCACATTACATTTGTGGTTTACATCACCGATTTTCAGTTTAAGAGAAGCCTAATGAAAGAACATTTCAATGCTAATTATATAGAAAGCCATCGGTATCCTAAAGCGATCTTTAAAGGCATTATTGAAAAATTTGATTTAAAAAACCTTGCTACAACTCCCAAAACACATTATTTAAACGGCACGCTCTACATTCATGGCAAATCCAAAGCTATCCGGGTTCCGGCTGCTATCCAAAAATCCGAAACCGGAATCCGTATAATTTCTGATTTTATAGTAGATACCGATTCCTTTGCTATCACAATTCCGTATATAGTACGAAACAAAATAGCCAAAAAAGTTCAGGTATCTGTAGTCGTAAATTTAGAATAA
- a CDS encoding TIGR01777 family oxidoreductase, giving the protein MKKNVLITGGTGFVGKNLTKLLLSKGFTVAILSRSKRPDTENVFYYTWDIEKQTIEEDAVLKADYIIHLAGENIAAKRWTTKRKKAIIASREHSIRLLYSVLATTDKKPEAFISASAIGIYGAYNGQEICLETTAAANDFLGKTCQIWESSVATIAALGIRTVAIRTGLVLGKDAGLLQQLKPVFKYRLGAALGTGEQYMPWVHIDDLCNAYYVAIINQAMHGPYNVAVTDHTTNKIFSKTLASAYGYKLWLPNIPSFLLALAMGQMAVIVLKGRRVSSAKIQKTGFEFKWDSLKQALQQCI; this is encoded by the coding sequence ATGAAAAAGAATGTTTTGATAACTGGAGGGACTGGTTTTGTAGGTAAAAATTTAACTAAATTGCTCTTGAGTAAAGGATTTACGGTTGCTATTTTGAGTAGAAGCAAGCGTCCAGATACCGAGAATGTTTTTTACTACACTTGGGACATAGAAAAACAAACCATTGAAGAAGATGCGGTTTTGAAAGCAGATTATATAATCCATCTTGCCGGAGAAAATATAGCAGCCAAGCGCTGGACCACAAAACGAAAAAAAGCCATTATAGCCAGTAGAGAACATTCCATACGCTTGTTGTATTCTGTTTTGGCAACTACGGATAAAAAGCCCGAAGCCTTTATATCTGCCTCTGCAATTGGGATTTATGGTGCGTATAACGGTCAAGAAATATGCCTTGAGACTACTGCTGCTGCAAATGATTTTTTGGGCAAAACTTGTCAAATCTGGGAATCTTCGGTAGCTACTATAGCTGCTCTAGGAATTCGTACGGTGGCTATCCGTACAGGTTTGGTATTGGGCAAAGATGCTGGTTTGCTACAGCAATTAAAGCCAGTTTTTAAATACCGACTGGGTGCTGCTCTGGGCACTGGAGAGCAATACATGCCTTGGGTGCATATAGATGATTTGTGTAATGCGTATTATGTAGCAATTATAAACCAAGCCATGCATGGCCCATATAATGTAGCTGTAACAGACCATACCACCAACAAAATATTCTCTAAAACACTAGCCAGTGCATATGGATATAAACTTTGGTTGCCTAACATTCCGTCTTTTTTGTTGGCACTTGCAATGGGACAAATGGCTGTTATTGTATTAAAGGGTAGGCGGGTATCTTCTGCTAAAATTCAAAAGACCGGATTTGAATTTAAATGGGATTCTTTAAAGCAGGCCTTGCAACAATGTATTTAA
- a CDS encoding TetR family transcriptional regulator C-terminal domain-containing protein produces the protein MAPKNSQLSKEKLISLYMEYTLEHNEKPKSVYLFCKQHHFTEADFYAYFGTLESMEKEIYKLFLDKTVALLQQDPNYADYDLKNKMLSFYFTFFELLKANRSYVTQSLNSSKNHLKDWIQLSALRTAFLDYVADIIPDDQRIKQEKLQKIQQKALQESAWIQLLMALKFWLEDASANFEKTDIYIEKSVKLSFELMQVAPIDSLIDFGKFMFKEKIQKK, from the coding sequence ATGGCTCCTAAAAACTCCCAATTATCAAAAGAAAAACTAATTTCCTTGTATATGGAATATACCTTGGAACATAATGAAAAACCCAAATCCGTTTATTTGTTCTGCAAGCAACACCATTTTACAGAAGCGGATTTCTATGCTTACTTTGGCACCTTAGAGAGTATGGAGAAAGAAATTTACAAACTATTTTTGGATAAAACCGTTGCCTTACTGCAACAAGATCCCAACTACGCAGATTATGACCTAAAAAATAAAATGCTCAGCTTTTATTTTACTTTTTTTGAATTACTAAAAGCCAATAGAAGTTATGTTACCCAAAGTTTGAATAGTTCTAAAAACCATCTTAAAGATTGGATCCAACTCTCTGCTTTGCGTACTGCTTTTTTGGATTATGTAGCAGATATAATTCCAGACGACCAAAGAATCAAACAAGAAAAACTGCAAAAAATACAACAAAAAGCCTTGCAAGAAAGTGCTTGGATACAGCTTCTAATGGCTCTCAAATTTTGGCTAGAAGATGCCTCTGCAAATTTTGAAAAAACCGATATTTATATTGAAAAATCGGTCAAATTGAGTTTTGAATTAATGCAAGTTGCTCCTATAGACAGCCTGATTGATTTTGGCAAATTTATGTTTAAAGAAAAAATACAAAAAAAATAA
- a CDS encoding ABC1 kinase family protein, with translation MKTIDYIPTSKIERATKLVQTGAKVGVNYLKYYGEKMVNSDLTRDKLNQDNAEDIYDGLKSLKGSALKVAQMLSMDKSFLPQAYVEKFSLSQFSVPPLSPPLVLKTFQSNLGKTPYEVFDQFNATSVNAASIGQVHMAEKNGKKLAVKIQYPGVANSISSDLALVKPIAIRMFNLQGNDSDKYFKEVEDKLIEETNYLLELQQSQEVVAACQKIDNLTFPNYYPEFSSEKIITMDWMTGVHLSQFKNSNPEIANKLGQALWDFYMYQIHILKKVHADPHPGNFLVNAKNELVALDFGCMKTIPEEFYVPYFELIDKKVITNPASFSAKLFELEIIRADDSEEEKTYFTEMFYDLLSLFTKPFQSETFDFSDEEFFGNIAQLGERFSKDTNLRKMNGNRGSKHFIYMNRTFFGLYNLLFDLKATIVVNQYQKYQ, from the coding sequence ATGAAAACGATAGACTACATTCCGACTTCCAAAATAGAACGAGCAACCAAACTGGTGCAAACTGGTGCTAAGGTTGGGGTAAACTACCTAAAATATTATGGCGAAAAAATGGTCAATAGTGATCTTACTCGTGACAAATTAAACCAAGATAATGCCGAAGATATCTATGACGGACTAAAAAGCCTTAAAGGAAGTGCCCTCAAGGTGGCGCAAATGCTCAGCATGGACAAAAGTTTTTTGCCGCAGGCGTATGTTGAAAAATTTTCTTTGTCCCAATTTTCGGTTCCACCGCTATCTCCTCCCTTGGTTTTAAAAACCTTTCAGTCCAATTTGGGCAAAACACCCTACGAAGTATTTGACCAATTCAATGCAACATCTGTAAATGCTGCTAGTATTGGCCAGGTACACATGGCAGAAAAAAACGGCAAAAAACTAGCCGTAAAAATCCAATATCCTGGAGTTGCCAATAGCATTTCTTCGGATTTGGCTTTGGTAAAACCTATTGCAATTAGAATGTTCAACCTGCAAGGAAATGACTCCGATAAATATTTCAAAGAAGTTGAAGATAAATTAATTGAAGAGACCAATTACCTATTAGAACTACAGCAAAGCCAAGAAGTGGTTGCTGCGTGTCAAAAAATAGACAACCTAACGTTTCCTAATTATTATCCTGAATTTTCGTCCGAAAAAATAATCACCATGGATTGGATGACAGGCGTGCATTTGTCCCAATTTAAGAACTCCAACCCCGAGATTGCCAATAAACTTGGACAAGCATTGTGGGATTTTTATATGTACCAAATTCATATTCTAAAAAAAGTACATGCCGATCCACATCCAGGAAACTTTTTGGTTAATGCCAAAAACGAATTGGTTGCACTTGATTTTGGTTGTATGAAAACCATTCCAGAGGAATTTTATGTCCCATATTTTGAGCTTATCGACAAAAAAGTGATCACTAATCCTGCATCATTTAGTGCTAAATTGTTCGAACTTGAAATAATACGAGCGGATGATTCGGAAGAAGAAAAAACCTATTTCACAGAAATGTTCTATGACTTATTATCGTTGTTTACCAAACCATTTCAGTCTGAAACTTTTGATTTTTCTGACGAAGAATTTTTTGGCAACATTGCCCAATTAGGCGAACGCTTCTCCAAAGACACCAACCTACGAAAAATGAACGGCAACCGGGGTTCCAAACATTTCATTTACATGAATAGAACCTTCTTTGGGCTGTATAATTTACTGTTTGATTTAAAAGCAACCATTGTGGTTAACCAATATCAAAAATACCAATAA
- a CDS encoding TIGR03643 family protein, producing the protein MQRELDALDKDRILEMAWEDRTTFEAIQRQFGLKESEVIDLMRSEMKPSSFRMWRARVQGRKTKHEKLRSFEKGRFKCSRQKQISNNKISKR; encoded by the coding sequence ATGCAAAGAGAACTTGATGCCCTGGATAAAGATAGAATCCTAGAGATGGCTTGGGAAGATCGCACCACATTTGAAGCAATCCAAAGACAGTTTGGTCTAAAAGAGTCCGAAGTGATAGACCTTATGCGCTCCGAAATGAAACCATCCAGTTTTAGAATGTGGCGAGCCCGAGTTCAGGGCCGAAAAACCAAACACGAAAAACTACGTAGTTTTGAAAAAGGCCGTTTTAAATGCAGCCGACAAAAACAAATTAGCAACAATAAAATTTCAAAAAGATAA
- a CDS encoding SDR family NAD(P)-dependent oxidoreductase encodes MKNILLIGGSKGIGNAILMQQVEQNKVYNISRNAPDFTHPNLVHYSMDVLADALPDLDAIDSLIYCPGSINLKPIGSLSIEDFRNDFEINVIGAVQVIQKYLPLLKKGTNPSMLLFSTVAAKLGMPFHASIATAKAGVEGLVKSLGAELASVVRINAIAPTITQTTLAAGILRNDRMKQNMVERHPMKGYLQPEEVAEMAAFLISDKAKSISGQIFEMDYGIVTFKI; translated from the coding sequence ATGAAAAACATACTCCTCATAGGCGGAAGCAAAGGGATAGGAAATGCTATTTTAATGCAACAAGTAGAACAAAATAAAGTATACAACATTAGCCGCAACGCTCCCGACTTTACGCATCCTAATTTGGTGCATTACTCTATGGATGTGTTAGCCGATGCGTTGCCAGACTTGGATGCCATAGACAGCTTGATTTACTGCCCTGGATCCATCAACTTAAAACCCATAGGCAGTTTGAGTATCGAAGATTTTAGAAATGATTTTGAAATCAATGTAATTGGAGCGGTCCAGGTTATTCAGAAATATTTACCGCTTTTAAAAAAAGGAACCAATCCTTCTATGCTATTGTTTAGCACCGTTGCTGCAAAGCTAGGAATGCCATTTCACGCCAGTATCGCTACTGCAAAAGCGGGCGTAGAAGGATTAGTTAAATCACTAGGAGCCGAGTTAGCATCTGTAGTACGCATCAACGCCATAGCTCCCACCATTACGCAAACAACACTTGCAGCAGGAATTTTGCGCAACGACCGCATGAAACAAAACATGGTAGAACGCCATCCAATGAAAGGCTATCTACAACCCGAAGAAGTAGCCGAAATGGCTGCCTTTTTAATTTCGGACAAAGCCAAATCAATCTCAGGACAGATTTTTGAAATGGACTACGGAATTGTTACTTTTAAAATATAA
- the folE gene encoding GTP cyclohydrolase I FolE, whose product MKNYERKEIYSTEKTTDLAQNYKTIIAGLGEDVTREGLEKTPERAAKAMQFLTHGYAIDPLEILKSALFTEDHSQMIVVKNIEVYSMCEHHMLPFFGKAHIAYIPNGKIVGLSKIPRIVDAYARRMQVQERLTDQIKDCIQEALEPLGVAVVIEAQHMCMQMRGIEKQNSFTTTSSFTGAFEKNKTRKEFISLISNKLS is encoded by the coding sequence ATGAAAAATTACGAAAGAAAAGAAATCTATAGCACTGAAAAAACAACCGATTTAGCACAAAATTACAAAACAATAATTGCTGGTTTGGGCGAAGACGTAACTAGAGAAGGACTCGAAAAAACACCAGAAAGAGCCGCCAAGGCAATGCAATTTTTGACACACGGTTACGCCATTGATCCGTTAGAGATATTAAAATCTGCCTTATTTACCGAAGACCACAGCCAAATGATTGTGGTAAAAAATATTGAAGTATATTCGATGTGCGAACACCATATGCTACCTTTTTTTGGAAAAGCACACATAGCCTACATTCCAAACGGAAAAATTGTAGGTTTGAGCAAAATACCCCGAATTGTAGATGCCTATGCCCGCAGAATGCAAGTGCAAGAACGATTGACCGACCAAATCAAAGACTGCATACAAGAAGCCTTAGAACCCCTAGGAGTAGCCGTAGTAATTGAAGCACAACACATGTGCATGCAAATGCGCGGGATTGAAAAACAAAACTCCTTTACAACCACCTCCTCTTTTACAGGAGCATTTGAAAAAAACAAAACCAGAAAAGAATTTATCAGTCTTATTTCGAACAAACTGAGTTAA
- a CDS encoding SDR family oxidoreductase, whose amino-acid sequence MKILLTGATGYIGKRLLPLLIAQGHHVVCCVRDINRFFVPLEFQDKIDVIEVDFLKKETLEAIPTNIDAAYYLIHSMSSSSDKYDELEAISAQNFVTQINQTQAKQVIYLSGIVNDESLSKHLSSRKNVENILSLGTFSLTTLRAGIIVGSGSASFEIIRDLVQKLPLMITPKWLNTKCQPIAIQDVLDFLTKSLLNPVVYNQNFDIGGPDILTYKQMLLAFAKAKNLKRWIITVPIMTPKLSSYWLYFVTSTSYKLASALVSSMKVEVVCKDTRINNILQLQPMPYTVALSKALRKVASNTVVSSWKDSLVSGRFKTNISAYRNVPTTNCFVDLRQKEILDRNFTINQIWSIGGETGWYYADWLWDLRGFIDKLFGGVGSRRGRTNKNALYPGDALDFWRVLYANKHEGKLLLFAEMKLPGKAWLEFKIIENTLYQCATFAPRGFWGKAYWYAVWPFHGFIFNGMLRKLIG is encoded by the coding sequence ATGAAAATTCTCTTAACAGGCGCAACAGGCTACATCGGCAAAAGACTTTTACCCCTTTTGATAGCACAAGGGCATCATGTAGTGTGTTGCGTAAGAGATATAAACCGGTTTTTTGTTCCGCTAGAATTCCAAGATAAAATTGACGTGATCGAAGTTGATTTTCTAAAAAAAGAAACTTTAGAAGCCATACCAACCAATATAGATGCCGCCTACTACCTCATTCATTCCATGTCGAGTTCTTCAGACAAATATGACGAACTAGAAGCAATTTCAGCACAGAATTTTGTAACCCAAATTAACCAAACACAAGCCAAACAAGTGATTTACTTGAGTGGCATTGTCAATGACGAATCGCTGTCTAAACATTTATCATCACGCAAAAATGTCGAAAACATCCTCAGTTTAGGAACTTTTTCTCTCACCACTTTACGAGCAGGAATTATTGTGGGCTCTGGTAGCGCTTCCTTTGAAATCATTAGAGATCTAGTCCAAAAACTTCCCCTAATGATCACCCCAAAGTGGCTCAATACCAAATGCCAACCCATAGCCATCCAAGATGTATTGGATTTTTTAACCAAATCCTTACTAAATCCCGTGGTTTACAACCAAAATTTTGACATCGGAGGTCCCGATATTTTGACCTACAAACAAATGTTGCTCGCTTTTGCCAAAGCAAAAAACCTAAAACGCTGGATCATCACCGTTCCAATAATGACCCCAAAACTCTCCTCCTACTGGCTCTATTTTGTAACCTCCACTTCCTACAAACTAGCCAGCGCATTAGTAAGCAGCATGAAAGTAGAGGTCGTTTGCAAAGATACCCGCATCAATAACATACTGCAACTCCAACCCATGCCCTACACCGTTGCATTATCCAAAGCCCTGCGCAAAGTAGCGTCCAATACGGTAGTTTCTAGCTGGAAAGACTCCTTGGTCAGCGGCCGTTTTAAAACCAATATTTCGGCCTATCGCAACGTTCCAACAACCAATTGTTTTGTAGATCTAAGACAAAAAGAAATCCTAGACCGAAATTTTACCATTAACCAAATCTGGTCCATTGGAGGCGAAACAGGATGGTATTATGCCGATTGGCTCTGGGATCTCAGAGGATTTATAGACAAATTATTTGGCGGCGTAGGCTCCCGAAGAGGCCGAACAAACAAAAATGCCCTATACCCCGGAGATGCCCTAGATTTTTGGCGCGTGCTATATGCCAACAAACACGAAGGAAAACTCCTTTTATTTGCCGAGATGAAACTACCAGGAAAAGCCTGGTTAGAATTCAAAATTATCGAAAACACCCTCTACCAATGCGCCACCTTTGCGCCTCGAGGTTTTTGGGGCAAAGCCTATTGGTATGCCGTTTGGCCCTTCCACGGCTTTATATTCAACGGGATGTTACGCAAATTAATAGGTTAG
- a CDS encoding alpha/beta fold hydrolase — protein sequence MNKLKIEILLFLFIGLCVTSFGQTKTNSFEVTKSGQGSKSIIFIPGFSCSGEVWNETKSKYEKDFTCFTLTMAGFADVKPQPNATFKNWETSIANYIKENKIDKPIIIGHSMGGGLALALASDYPELIEKIIIVDALPCLPALMNPTFKTVEKQDCSAMLNQISSATNEQFYQMQKMSIQRLVADTSKRELVVSWSMKSDRKTFAEMYCDFSNTDLREKIQNIKCPTLVLLEEYFKNVKPAIEEQYKNLKTANLQYSNKGLHFIMYDDKEWYFSQLNNFITTK from the coding sequence ATGAACAAATTAAAAATTGAAATCCTATTATTCTTATTTATCGGTTTATGCGTAACTAGTTTTGGACAAACCAAAACAAATTCCTTTGAAGTAACAAAAAGCGGACAAGGTAGTAAATCGATCATTTTCATTCCAGGATTCTCCTGTTCTGGCGAAGTTTGGAATGAAACAAAATCCAAATATGAGAAGGATTTTACTTGTTTCACTTTGACAATGGCAGGTTTTGCTGATGTAAAACCGCAACCTAATGCAACTTTTAAAAATTGGGAAACCAGCATTGCCAATTACATAAAAGAAAATAAAATTGACAAGCCAATTATTATTGGACACAGTATGGGTGGTGGTTTAGCTTTGGCACTTGCGTCAGATTATCCAGAACTCATTGAAAAAATTATTATTGTAGATGCACTTCCTTGTTTGCCTGCCTTGATGAATCCAACTTTCAAAACAGTAGAGAAACAAGACTGTTCAGCAATGTTAAATCAGATAAGTTCAGCAACGAATGAGCAATTTTACCAAATGCAAAAAATGTCAATTCAACGACTTGTTGCAGATACCTCAAAAAGAGAATTGGTCGTAAGTTGGAGTATGAAATCAGACAGGAAAACTTTTGCTGAAATGTACTGTGATTTTTCAAACACAGATTTGAGAGAAAAGATTCAAAATATTAAATGCCCTACTTTGGTTTTATTGGAAGAATATTTTAAAAATGTAAAACCTGCCATAGAAGAGCAATATAAAAACTTAAAAACAGCCAACTTGCAATATTCCAACAAAGGACTGCATTTTATAATGTATGACGACAAAGAATGGTATTTTAGCCAGTTGAATAATTTCATAACAACGAAATAA
- a CDS encoding RNA polymerase sigma factor translates to MVFEDIYKAYWQKIFRLCMGYINDYDLAQDIAQETFIIVWQQLPKFRNEANISTWIFRIASNNCLRQIEKQNRFLKAELPINLKQEKEENIEPQIQFLYKCISELPETDRIIISLELENIKQSEIASIVGLSEVNIRVKIHRIKEKLTQKFKENEQ, encoded by the coding sequence ATGGTATTTGAAGATATCTATAAAGCGTATTGGCAAAAAATATTTCGTTTGTGTATGGGTTACATAAATGACTACGACCTTGCACAAGATATAGCACAGGAAACATTTATTATCGTTTGGCAACAACTACCAAAATTTAGAAACGAAGCCAACATTAGTACTTGGATTTTTAGAATTGCTTCTAATAACTGCTTACGACAAATTGAAAAACAAAACCGTTTCCTAAAAGCAGAATTGCCAATCAATTTAAAACAAGAAAAAGAAGAAAATATTGAACCTCAAATTCAATTTTTATATAAGTGTATTTCGGAATTGCCAGAAACAGACCGTATCATTATTTCACTAGAATTAGAAAACATAAAACAATCCGAAATAGCCAGTATTGTTGGACTTTCAGAAGTCAACATAAGAGTGAAAATTCATAGAATAAAAGAAAAATTAACTCAAAAATTTAAAGAAAATGAACAGTAA
- a CDS encoding cryptochrome/photolyase family protein — MNKQTVTIFWFRRDLRLEDNVGLFQALQSGFPVLPVFIFDDAILDSLPNTDPRVGFIHQSLAAIATQLQQIGSSLWIQKGNTAVVWQQLINEFDVNQVFYNKDYEPYAIARDKTINSLLAANAAAVHACKDQVIFEESEITKADGLPYTVYTPYKNKWLEKFHSNAPITQYDCAAHFSNFYKSTFQFPNLEQIGFVKSGIQVKPHNLTKIANYHQTRDFPAMDTTSYLSPHLRFGTVSVRKLVHWAAQKNAVFLSELIWREFFMQILYHFPRVLTNNFKTAYDGIAWRNKEEDFKRWCTGTTGYPMVDAGMRQLNQTGYMHNRVRMVVASFLCKHLLIQWQWGEAYFAEKLLDYELSSNVGNWQWAAGTGCDAAPYFRVFNPEIQLKKFDPEGIYVHRWIPELDLEYGQPMVAHAMARDRAIATYKAGIVK; from the coding sequence ATGAACAAGCAAACCGTAACTATTTTTTGGTTTCGTCGGGATTTACGTCTAGAAGACAATGTAGGTTTGTTTCAGGCCTTGCAGTCTGGTTTTCCGGTACTGCCCGTGTTTATATTTGATGACGCCATTTTAGATAGTTTGCCCAATACCGACCCTAGAGTAGGTTTTATACACCAATCCTTAGCTGCTATTGCGACACAATTGCAACAAATTGGTAGTTCTTTGTGGATCCAAAAAGGAAATACAGCTGTAGTTTGGCAACAACTAATCAACGAGTTTGATGTTAACCAAGTTTTTTATAACAAAGATTACGAACCCTATGCCATAGCCCGAGACAAAACAATTAATAGTCTATTAGCTGCCAATGCTGCTGCTGTACATGCCTGCAAAGACCAAGTGATTTTTGAAGAATCAGAAATCACAAAAGCCGATGGTTTGCCCTATACGGTCTATACCCCATACAAAAATAAATGGTTAGAAAAATTCCACAGCAACGCTCCTATAACCCAATACGATTGTGCGGCACATTTTTCCAATTTTTATAAAAGTACTTTTCAATTTCCAAATTTGGAGCAAATAGGTTTTGTAAAAAGTGGCATTCAAGTAAAACCACATAACCTTACTAAAATTGCCAATTACCACCAAACTCGTGATTTTCCGGCAATGGATACCACCTCGTATTTGTCGCCTCATTTGCGTTTTGGAACCGTGAGTGTGCGTAAATTAGTCCATTGGGCTGCCCAAAAAAATGCCGTTTTTTTGAGCGAATTGATTTGGAGAGAGTTTTTTATGCAGATTTTGTATCATTTTCCAAGAGTGCTGACCAACAATTTTAAAACTGCTTACGATGGTATTGCATGGCGCAATAAGGAGGAAGATTTTAAACGTTGGTGTACGGGTACTACGGGATATCCTATGGTAGATGCGGGCATGCGCCAACTCAATCAAACGGGCTATATGCACAACCGAGTGCGTATGGTGGTGGCGAGTTTTTTGTGCAAACACTTGCTCATACAGTGGCAATGGGGCGAGGCCTATTTTGCCGAAAAACTATTGGATTACGAGCTTTCTTCTAATGTTGGAAACTGGCAATGGGCAGCCGGAACGGGTTGTGATGCGGCACCCTATTTTAGGGTATTTAATCCAGAAATTCAATTAAAAAAGTTTGACCCAGAGGGTATTTATGTTCATAGATGGATTCCGGAATTGGATTTAGAATATGGGCAGCCTATGGTAGCACACGCTATGGCCAGAGACAGAGCCATTGCAACCTATAAAGCCGGAATCGTGAAGTGA
- a CDS encoding SRPBCC family protein, whose translation MKLYKKESVQYVSASLDECWAFFSSPKNLQKLTPNSMGFKITDYDGKSMYQGQIIQYKISPLAGLKLSWTTEITTVRDNHYFIDEQRFGPYTFWHHKHFFEATDQGVKMTDIVHYALPFGILGRILNTLIVKRKLTQIFAHREKMVDQLFNSK comes from the coding sequence ATGAAACTCTACAAAAAAGAATCCGTACAATACGTAAGCGCAAGTCTAGACGAATGTTGGGCATTTTTCTCGAGTCCCAAAAACCTCCAAAAACTAACTCCCAACTCCATGGGATTTAAGATCACGGACTACGATGGCAAAAGCATGTACCAGGGACAAATTATCCAATACAAAATTTCGCCCCTAGCGGGTTTAAAACTATCTTGGACCACAGAGATCACCACCGTCCGAGACAACCACTATTTTATAGACGAGCAACGTTTTGGACCCTACACATTCTGGCACCACAAACATTTTTTTGAAGCCACAGACCAAGGCGTAAAAATGACAGACATAGTACATTATGCCTTGCCCTTTGGAATCCTAGGACGCATCCTCAACACCCTGATTGTAAAAAGAAAACTAACCCAAATTTTTGCACACCGCGAAAAAATGGTAGACCAACTCTTTAACTCCAAATAA
- a CDS encoding sterol desaturase family protein codes for MLYFLIFLSVFLIMECVTWLTHKYIMHGLMWYFHADHHQPKYANVFERNDIFFVIFAIPSIVLFYYGVAGGINHLFFIGLGITAYGICYFLIHDVLIHQRFKWFKNTNNSYLKGLRKAHKVHHKHLGKEHGECFGMLFVPFKYYKM; via the coding sequence ATGCTCTATTTTTTAATTTTCCTTAGCGTCTTCCTAATCATGGAATGTGTAACCTGGCTAACCCACAAATACATCATGCACGGACTCATGTGGTACTTTCACGCAGACCACCACCAGCCCAAATACGCCAACGTTTTTGAACGAAACGACATCTTCTTTGTCATTTTTGCCATCCCAAGCATCGTGCTTTTTTACTACGGTGTTGCGGGCGGCATCAACCATTTGTTTTTTATCGGTTTAGGGATTACTGCCTACGGTATCTGCTATTTTTTGATCCATGACGTACTAATACACCAACGTTTCAAATGGTTCAAAAACACCAATAACAGCTACCTAAAAGGCCTACGCAAAGCCCACAAAGTACACCACAAACACCTAGGCAAAGAACACGGCGAATGTTTCGGAATGCTCTTTGTGCCCTTCAAATATTACAAAATGTAA